A part of Eschrichtius robustus isolate mEscRob2 chromosome 20, mEscRob2.pri, whole genome shotgun sequence genomic DNA contains:
- the PPY gene encoding pancreatic polypeptide prohormone, producing MAAARRCLFLLLLSTGVVLLLQPPLGARGAPLEPVYPGDNATPEQMAQYAAELRRYINMLTRPRYGKRDQEGSLDFSECGSPNAAAPRQLSPMDS from the exons ATGGCCGCCGCTCGCCGCTGCCTCTTCCTGCTGCTCCTGTCCACGGGCGTGGTTCTGTTGCTGCAGCCACCACTGGGTGCCCGGGGGGCACCGCTGGAGCCAGTATACCCGGGGGACAATGCCACACCGGAGCAGATGGCCCAGTACGCAGCTGAGCTCCGCAGATACATCAACATGTTGACCAGGCCCAG GTATGGGAAAAGAGACCAAGAAGGCTCGCTGGACTTCTCGGAGTGTGGATCCCCCAACGCAGCTGCCCCCAG GCAGCTCAGCCCAATGGACTCGTAA